From Carassius auratus strain Wakin unplaced genomic scaffold, ASM336829v1 scaf_tig00019337, whole genome shotgun sequence:
TTAAGGTTGAGGGCCGGATCAGAGAAAATGTCCCCTTGTGTGGGCCAAATTACCTTCTTGTTAAACTCTAGTTTgcttacaattacattaatattaaccaTACAAACTacaatataattttcaaaaatgtatatatgtgtgtgtgtatatatatatatatatggcagcaAATCTTTGTCTTTATCAGTGATCAACTGACTCAttcaaaacggctgattcatttagaaattagTAATTGattgtctttatgaatgggccACTGAATCATAGATtcaaatgctttgtttaaaaacaaagatTTATTCAGTAACAAAATACTCAGTGCTGCACGGAGACACATAATTGTTCTTACTTTGGCCTTCTTAAACACTTTTCCTTGCCGAAACCGAGCTCGACAGCACTGTGACTAATATAACACACTTAATACTAGCATCTTTTTAGTTGAACTATAGTATAAAAGCGATCGCGCTGACATTCGGGAAACACTCTTGTTATAGTTAGACATTACTTAACGATCatgacataaatataaaaaatacagggCATTTTTGCCTCATATCTTGAATTATATTGTAACCTGATAGCCTTCATCTGACACTGAAAAACTctcacaatgtgtttttttttttttttgcaaagttacaaaatgtCAGTTTGCACATCAATAAAACAACAGTAAGGATATTAGTACACAATAAATATTGCACACTTCTTTCTTATTTACTTTCTACATACAAAGCTGTCCAGTGCATCAGAGTGTAATTTAATCACGAGTTGTGATTAAACTTAACGTTACATGTTGGCGTTGAGATAATAATACCCTTTTCCATTTCACCTTAAAGAGCCTGTCCATCGTTCCAGGCCAAATGTCTTCTTTTGGACATGTTTAAAATCACAAGAAAATTGCCACACAAGCATCAGTTACAACGCAGCTATCATCATATCCTCATGCTCGAGATTCTGGCACCGCTTTAAAATGAGCATGTTAAGTGTCCAGACTCCCGAGGCGTAATATCATCGTaaattaattagtaatttgttcctctttaaattaaaaataaaatactgtaggGAACACACTTTATCTCATTTTCAAACTgaggtttaatttattattttatattattgttgaaaTCCTCCTGTGGGCCGGATTGGACACCTCTGTGGGCCGTGTTTGGCCAGCGCGCCGTATgtttgacacccctgatctaaaccattttagagcctgcccttgaatacctgtatagttttgtaatctatctatgagtatgtcatgatctatggtgtcgaacgcagcactaaggtcaagtaagactagaaatgagatgcagccttgatctgacgcaagaggtcatttgtaattttaacaagtgcagtttctgtgctatggtgatgcctgaaacctgactgaaattcttcatacagatcatttatttgcaggaaggtgctcaattgagcagacacaactttttctaaaatttttgacataaatggaagatttgaaataggcctataatttgccagtacactaggatctagttttggtttcttaataagaggcttaataacagccagcttaaatggttttgggatgtgacctaaagataacgacgagttaatgatattgagaagcggttcttcggctacaagtaacagctctttcagtaatttagtgggtacaggatctaataaacatgttgttggtttagatacagtgataagtttatttagctcttcctgtcctaaaTAGCAGAGTATGAGAGGAGCGGAGCGATTCTGACTAGAGcaaggagcgagtctgacacagagacgtgctgccgagcagagtatgagaggagcggagtgattctgactggagcgaggagcgagtctgagACAGACACGTGCTGCCGAGCACAGTATGAGAGGAGCgaagtgattctgactggagcgaggagcgagtctgagACAGACACGTGCTGCCGAGCACAGTATGAGAGGAGCgaagtgattctgactggagcgaggagcgaatctgacacagagacgtgctgccgagcagagtatgagcggagcgaagtgattctgactggagcgaggagcgagtctgacacagagacgtgctgccgagcacagtatgagcggagcggagtgattctgactggagcgaggagcgagtctgacacagagacgtgctgccgagcagagtatgagaggagtgaagtgattctgactggagcgaggagcaCGTCTGAGACAAAGACGTGCTGCCGAGCACagtatgagcggagcggagtgattctgactggagcgaggagcgcGTCTGAGACAaagacgtgctgccgagcagagtgtgagcggagcggagtgattctgactggagcgaggagcaCGTCTGAGACAaagacgtgctgccgagcagagtgtGAGAggagcggagtgattctgactggagcgaggagcgagtctgacacaaaGACGTGCTGctgagcagagtatgagcggagcgaagtgattctgactggagcgaggagcgaGTCCGAGACAGACACGTGCTGCCGAGCACAGTATGAGAGGAGTgaagtgattctgactggagcgaggagcgcGTCTGAGACAaagacgtgctgccgagcagagtatgagaggagcggagtgattctgactggagcgaggagcgagtctgacacagagacatgctgccgagcagagtatgagcggagtgattctgactggagcgaggagcgagtctgacacagagacgtgctgctgATCAGAGTATGAGtggagcggagtgattctgactggagcgaggagcgagtctgacacagagacgtgctgccgagcagagtatgagagGAGCgaagtgattctgactggagcgaggagcgagtctgacacagagaagtGCTGctgagcagagtatgagcggagcgaagtgattctgactggagcgaggagcgagtctgacacagagacgtgctgccgagcagagtatgagcggagcgaagtgattctgactggagcgaggagcgaGTCCGAGACAGACACGTGCTGCCGAGCACAGTATGAGAGGAGTgaagtgattctgactggagcgaggagcgcGTCTGAGACAaagacgtgctgccgagcagagtgtGAGAGGagtggagtgattctgactggagtgaggagcgagtctgacacagagacgtgctgccgagcagagtatgagaggagtgaagtgattctgactggagcgaggaacgaatctgacacagagacgtgctgctgagcagagtatgagcggagcggaATGATTCTGATTGGAGCGcatctgacacagagacgtgctgctgAGCAGAGTATGAGAggagcggagtgattctgactggagcgaggagcgagtctgagACAGACACGTGCTGCCGAGCACAGTATGAGAGGAGCgaagtgattctgactggagcgaggagcgagtctgagACAGACACGTGCTGCCGAGCACagtatgagcggagcggagtgattctgactggagcgaggagcgcGTCTGAGACAaagacgtgctgccgagcagagtgtgagcggagcggagtgattctgactggagcgaggagtGAGTCTGACACAaagacgtgctgccgagcagagtatgaacTACAAAAGTGCCATTGTCTGGTAAGTCTCATATTGCATAATCATATTAACTGTTTATCCCTTGAACTACAACTTTCTTTGCCACACTATTCAGCATCAATCCTGCCATTCAGACAATTTCACTGGTTAAGGTAAggtgtgggttaggtttaggggttaaTATTTCTTGTTGCATTGTGCAGGAAACACTTTAACTGACACAACCAATAAAAACTTCATAATCAGCTGTGGGGCAGAGTTTGCACTGAAGTGGATTGGGGAAAAATCGTGAATGCGTGTCATGTACCTGTCTCTCAATGAGAGGAAGCCACGCCCTATTTTGGAGCTCCCACCCCGTTTTGGAGTTCCCGCCCCTATTTGGAGGACTatctccaggctgcagttatacCCTTCTCCAGACTCCTGCTTCACACTCAGGGCTGTGTTTATGCTAATAGAgcagagagcatcacaaatgggTGGGACTTTTCATCCTCAGTGACGTGAACAGAAGAATCTGAAACCGTTCTTTTGTAGAGACTTTTCATGATTTAattggttttattaaaaaaaggtgGATTTTTAATATTATAGGCTAGTCGTTTTCACACACTACAGCCATAAGACtgtctgtaataataaaaactccctaatcatcgggaagaaagaggcgggaaccggcggacaatcaaaatgaaactttaattacaaaataaacacaaaacagcgcatcagcccctcacggacgactgatgcgctaaaaaaacaaaacataaaataaagcccaggcctggtcctctctcgtccttcactgtcgtcgctccagtttatatccttccatctcctctgtgggactcgagaccggtggtgggtcgcaggtgtcgctcatttcccaatcactccaccggcctcgctctttCCCACATcccttggccccgccccactcgtcacactgtTCAAACACcttgtaaaagtgatttttgtataataggtcccctttaactacaagtaaaagtacagctttaaaaatatattctaaagAGTACAAGTACCCGAAAAAACTCCTGAATTACAGTAACGTGAGTAGATGTAATTTTTCAttaacacagtttcactgatgatccaaAAGGAACCCAAAACCCAGGATAGatcggctgagtgaatgtggtctggactgtgtggatgaggctcattgtgtcagagacgctgtagaaggacagagttcctgctctgtgatccacaaacactcctattctcctgCTGATGGACTCTACAGGGAGATCAGTCCAAATGTCATTGTGTATGAATGAGCAACTGGAGGAAGAGCAGAACAAACTCCAAGACTTATAATTACGTCCAAAGAAACACTCTTTACTCTCTTCCTTCCTgttgatgctcttatatgacactgatatagaCACACCATCATctccactccactcaatctcccagtaacagggtccactcacactctctctacacaacacctgataaacatcatcaaatctgtctggatgatcaggatacgactGATCTGTTTTAGCGTATGTAATCACTCTGTTGCTATCCGAAAGTTGGAGCCATTTATTCACAgtgttcagatccagagtgaaCTGATGTTGATCTGATGGAgacaaaaaacacacagaaacacagaatCAGAAATTATTAATCTGTTTGATATTTTCATGTAGATCAGTGTCTCAGAACAGATGAACAGATATCTGGGCAAATTGTCATTTACATTATCAATTATAAAACTCTTCTTTCACCTTCTACAGCACGTGTCAAACTCAAGGACCACAGGTTTATTCCAGCCTGCCACATCATTTTATGTGGCCCACGAGACCATatgattgttttaaaataaaaatctatgctgCTTTACATAGTAAATTCTGAAAGTGTGAATAAATACCACAAGTTTCTGTTTCTATTTGGCAATCAATTTATATGCAGAAATTTACTTTGGTGtgcattatacagtattgttcaaaataatagcagtacaatgtgactaaccagaataatcaaggtttttcgtatatttttttattgctacgtggcaaacaagttaccagtaggttcagtagattgtcagaaaacaaacaagacccagcattcatgatatgcacgctcttaaggctgtgcaattgggcaattagttgaattagttgaaaggggtgtgttcaaaaaaatagcagtgtggcattcaatcactgaggtcatcaattttgtgaagaaacaggtgtgaatcaggtggcccctatttaaggatgaagccaacacttgttgaacatgcatttgaaagctgaggaaaatgggtcgttcaagacattgttcagaagaacagcgtactttgattaaaaagttgattagagaggggaaaacctataaagaggtgcaaaaaatgataggctgttcagctaaaatgatctccaatgccttaaaatggagagcaaaaccagagagacgtggaagaaaacggaagacaaccatcaaaatggatagaagaataaccagaatggcaaaggctcagccaatgatcacctccaagatgatcaaagacagtctggagttacctgtaagtactgtgacagttagaagacgtctgtgtgaagctaatctattttcaagaatcccccgcaaagtccctctgttaaaaaaaaggcatgtgcagaag
This genomic window contains:
- the LOC113076223 gene encoding stonustoxin subunit alpha-like; translated protein: MASVSKQLLEALDDLVTDELKRFKWHLKDHKGFPAAALEKADAPDTVDLIKKHFGPEEGVKITVEILREMKQNHVAEKLEKKHKQDTAQAETSIEDPVPARVETNLTNETLNNIVHQTRKDFLQYQHQFTLDLNTVNKWLQLSDSNRVITYAKTDQSYPDHPDRFDDVYQVLCRESVSGPCYWEIEWSGDDGVSISVSYKSINRKEESKECFFGRNYKSWSLFCSSSSCSFIHNDIWTDLPVESISRRIGVFVDHRAGTLSFYSVSDTMSLIHTVQTTFTQPIYPGFWVPFGSSVKLC